A window of Elephas maximus indicus isolate mEleMax1 chromosome X, mEleMax1 primary haplotype, whole genome shotgun sequence genomic DNA:
TCTGTTGTCAGACTGTATGTGTTCCTGAggctttcctttgtctctttaagGACCCTGCGCTTAAATCAGGTTTATGCAGGCTGTGAAAAACGTCTGTCTCACCAACTTTGGCTTTTCCTCCTCAGGTTGTCCGCACAAACCAGTGTGCAGGAGAATTTGTTATCACCTTCCCCCGTGCTTACCACAGTGGCTTCAACCAAGGCTACAACTTTGCTGAGGCTGTCAACTTTTGCACTGCTGACTGGGTGAGTTTGGAATGTTGGTGGACTGGCAAGCAGAAACAGGAGTGTTACGGTGCAGCTGAGGCTCCACGGCCTCCAGACTTGGCCACACTCAACCTTGAACCTGTCCACAGCTGCCTGCTGGGCGCCAGTGCATTGAGCACTACCGCCGGCTCCGCAGATACTGCGTCTTCTCCCATGAGGAGCTCATCTGCAAGATGGCTGCCTGCCCAGAGAAGCTGGACCTGAACCTGGCAGCAGCTGTGCATAAGGAGATGTTCATCATGGTGCAAGAAGAGCGGCGTCTACGAAAGGCCCTGCTGGAGAAGGTGGGTCATGGGGCGAGCACCCTGGGTCAGGTACTCTAGCGTGGGGGCGGCGGGGGGAGACATGGGTGGTGGGGAGGAAGAAGCAGCACCAAGAAGTAGAAGATGTAGATTGTACTCTTAGGATGTAGTGAAAAGAACTGGATGCATCTGGGTTGAAAACTGCATACCATTCTCTGCTCTACCATTAACCAACAGCCTTAGGCAAGTTTGTTTACCTCActgtcagtttccccatctgaaaaatgaggattATAATAATGCTTATCTTTTTGGATAGATGAGTGAATTAAAGGTAATGTTTGTTAAGTAAGTGGCCAACGGTAGGTGCTAGTGTAGCTGCTATTCATCATTATTTACGTAACCCAACAAGACAGACTAGCATATGAAATCCCCACCGATGATTAGCTGGGCACCTTTTCAAGTTACTTAACCATTCATCATCTCGCTTTCccactctgtaaaatgggaataagtaCCTAACTTGCAAGGTGGTTGTAAAGCTTGAGCAAGGTGGTTTATGCCAGAGCATCTATTACTATACTTGCAGTGTAGCTGCTGCTATGATTATTGAtattaatacatgaagaaaatgattGAAATGTGGAATATTAGGAAATGCCATTTTAATTCATTCAAATGGCTCAACAATTCAAACTAGGGTAATATTACCAAGTAGAAGGAGGTGCTACTATAATAGATTTCTCATAAACATATGTCAGTTGTGTGTGTAGATGAGTGAGGGCTGCTGCAGTTATAAAGTCCACTTAAGTCATTTCCACCTTTCTCTTAAAGCTCTGTGCTTGCCCAGTTAGGGAGTCAACTTAGTGAGAGTACTCCATAAGATTACAGAGCAATGCTGGTCTTTCCTGCCTGTTTGGGTAATACTTATTTTAAAGCTCATTTATAACTCTACCATGAGCATGGGCTGTAAGGAGAATTGCAGCTACAGGAAGTGTTGGAAGTTTGGGGCCTCTCAGTCTGTGGTGTTAGTTGATGAGGTGCTGGGCTTTTCCAGgcatcattttctctctctctctaacggATTAGCTCTCTAAGAGCCGTTTAGCACTGTTCTTAAATGGTGACTCTGTGGCTGTTGCAGGCTGTGGAAAGGAACCAGAGCTAGGTGGGGGGACTTGAtgttctggtggcgcagtggttaagcaaaccaaaaggttggcagtacaaaccagccgctcctcgggagaaaaatgtggtagtctgcttctgcaaagatttatgtccttggaaatcctatggggtggttctactctgttctgcagggttgctatgagtctgaatcgactcagtggcagtgggtttggttttttggttttatcctgacATTCAGAATTTTTTACACTTGGCCCTTGCCTTATCTTAGAGGAGGGTTTGGGATCCTCCCTAATATTGAAATTCTATAAAAGATTGTGTTTGAGTACTTTTCTGGGGAGAGGGCTCATAGTTTGCATCCAATTATCAGAGGAGTCCAtgatccaaaataaaaaaagaaagagcattgTCTGGCTTTGGAGACAGAATTGACTGCAGTCAAATTCCTACTTTGGGTAAGTTACTGACTCTTAAGATTTGGTTTCCTCCTTAGTAAAATGAGATAGGCATATGAAATAGGTAATCCTTATCTgaaacagtaaatatttgttgaactctTATTCTAAGTGCTAAGATACTTTTCTAAGTCCTTACTTGCTTTATCTTTGTTAATCGTCATGACAACCCAATGAGGGCTGCTActgttgtctccattttacaagaTAAGGAAACGGAAACTGAGAAAGGTTTAAATAATTTACTGAAGattacacagctaataagtggcagagctgaagtTTTAATGTGCAGTGGACTCTTCATATCTTATGtgggtattttttaaattacctttgttgttgttgagaagtatacacagcaaaacataaacacCAACTCAGCAGttcccacatgtacaattcagtgacatcgattacattcattgagtcgtgcaaccattctcactccttTTCCAAGTggttctcatggcaaaggaggcagttgttcatggagacagtgagccacacattccatttcctcctcctattcttgctctccttctttctctgttgctgtaggcaaatagagaccagttgtgccttggatgactgcttgcaagcttttaagacctcaggccctacacaacaaactaggggGTAGAAGAGAAGCATTGAACAAGTTATTAGGACAGTTAACTggggtgtcccatgaaaccatgaccctaacccacCAAacgaaggaaccaaatcccatgaggtgtttggttgtacctaaGCAGCCTCAGTtgctattcttttttgttttttgtcgttgtaaatatatcacacaacttttgttaattcaactttttataggtattcagcatattgacagcaattacattaatcagttaCGTAGGCCTACCCTTACTGTATGCAATTTTTCCATTACCATAAACCGAAACTCAGTATTCCATAAGAAATAACACCcccccccttttcccctccctccctccctttgtaACTACTAATAATTTTTGGCCTCAGTACATTTGCCtgtccttgtctttttatataagtaaggtTGTAGGGGATAGGTTTTAGACAAGtcagtacatgagacaaaattgtTATAGTcaaaatttccttttaaaatccCTAAAATTGCCCATATAGCATTGTATTGTCTTGAAATTACTCCAGCACAGCCAGCTTTTCCTCCATTTTTGGAACAGATTGCTTTTTCTTCATCTGAGCAACAGATGCCATCATTGGCTTAGTTGTTCAGCATCATTGGGAAAAGCTTATATCTTTAAAGACTAGATGGAAGCACATACAGTTGAATTTTTATGTTAGATAGGTGTATGCAGTGTCTCTTGTCTAGTAAATAACCATTACAGCATCTGGAACACAGTGGGCACTGAATAACTGGAAGCTAacatggttgtttttttttttttaacatggttaCTCAGCATGTGCCCTCCACACTAGCCAGGCCTATCTCTTGGCCACTCCCACACATTGCTGACTCTCCATGCCTTGGTCCAccattttccttgctttttcttgcCCAAAAGGTCCTTTCTGCTTATCTGAATCTTACCTGATTTTCCTTTCTCTATAAAATTCTCCTTGCCTCAGCACAAACTGATCTTGTCCTTCTTCATCTGATCCCCCCAGCTTTGAGAGTCTGAACTTTACAGAGGCAGGTATGCCCTGTGGGGTTTGGTCTTCCCCACAGCCATCAGCAGAGGTTGTAGTCTAAAGTGGGGCTCAGTGGTGGCTGAGATGGGGTTTCCATAACCCTGTTCTCCTCCTGTATAATGTATGTCGGTTGAACACTCCCAGGGCATCACGGAGGCTGAACGAGAGGCTTTTGAGCTGCTCCCAGATGATGAGCGCCAGTGCATCAAGTGCAAGACCACTTGTTTCTTATCAGCCCTGGCCTGCTATGACTGCCCAGATGGCCTCGTCTGCCTTTCCCACATCAATGACCTCTGCAAGTGCTCTAGTAGCCGGCAGTACCTGCGGTGAGCATGGGACCCACCTGGAGGAAGTGGGGCAAAGAGGAGGATGCAGAATTAGGCCAGATGTGCTCTTCCGTTTCCTCTTCCTCTAGGTATCGGTATACCTTAGATGAACTGCCTGCCATGCTCCATAAGCTGAAGGTTCGGGCTGAGTCCTTTGACACCTGGGCCAACAAAGTGCGAGTGGCTCTGGAGGTGGAGGATGGGCGGAAGCGCAGTGAGTGATGGGGGGACGGAGGGACTCCACAGGCAAGTTCTAGTCCCTTTTCTCCTGTATTCCCAAACTCCCTTCTTGCCTTTCCTCAATACTGCCTACTCCTTGCTGCTCTCATTCTCTTTCCAGGCCTTGAAGAGCTGAGAGCACTAGAGTCTGAGGCCCGTGAGCGAAGATTTCCTAACAGTGAGCTGCTACAACGACTGAAGAACTGCCTGAGTGAAGCAGAGGCTTGCGTGTCCCGGGCTCTGGGACTGGTCAGCGGCCAGGAAGCTGGGTATGGCAGCATGAGATGTTGGGGCAGAGATAGCCTGCTGAGTATTTAGCATCTTGGAAAAGTGCTACAAGAGGTGGACTGTGAGCACCATTAGGTACACTGGAAATCAGCAGGAAGCTGACACAAGCACTGGAGTGTAAGGTGGTGGCCTGGAAGGTATTGGGGAAGACAAGGAGACTAGGCAACATAGAATGGAGAGGAGAGCCTCAGTGATAAGATacctaaaaatgtttatttttatcagTACCTAGAGGAGATTGGAGGAGATTTGAGGGACAGGCAGGGAGAAGTTGTGCAAGGTTTAGGGGCAAGGACACAGAAGCATAAACTTGATCATAGCGACACAGCTTTAGAGTTCTAAGCAGAGGATGGATTGAAAAGTCAAGCTTGTTATCAGTTAATTTCCAaggcctccccacctccccccaaaTATATTCTCTCTTGATTCTTTTCCCTCAAATCTTAATTTAATGCTCATTATCTTAAAACCCTCCCTCTATTGGGGCAGCTGGGAGAACTCTGAGGTATGAGAAATCGAGGCAGGCTTGTGTGGTGAAGAAAAGTGTTGGGTCTTAGCAAAAGAGATTGGGGAAGAGACTCAATTTGGACCTGAAATCCCATATGTGAAACTCTGTAGCCCCTACAGGGTGGCTGGTCTACAAATGACCCTGGCTGAGCTCCGGACCTTTCTGGACCAGATGAACAACCTGCCTTGTGCCATGCACCAGATTGGGGATGTCAAGGTGAGGAGGGGTGGGTTTGGAGTGCTGCTGAGGGAtccggggggtggggaggggagctaAGCAGCAGGGCTCTCTTAGCTCCTTAAATAGCTTAGTATTTGGCCAAGACAGGGTGCACATgtgaaaaaataatgaaaggtATGAGGCAGAGCATCTAGTGACTGCCTCTTAGAAATGGGATTTGAGGGGTAGGTGGCAAGGGTATGAATACAGGATGCAGAGTTAAGGGAATGTTAACTCTGTTAGgagaagagatgggggaagagactgGATATGAACCTGAAACCCCATATGTGAAAGttgagggaggagaaggaagtgAAAATGGTGTGTGGGGGGCCTGCAAGTTGTGAAGTTTACAAAGGTAGGGGAGAAGTGGGATGGAGATGGCAGTGGGCACTAGTATGAACATAAAAGGTTTGTGAGAAGACTAAGCATAGCATTTTTGGGCAGAGGCTCTCTTGGTGCTATACATCAGAATCCTCTGGGGAGTTAAAGCACAGATTCCTAACCAACCCTTATTAAGAATCTCTAGAAGGGGGGCCCAGGaaactgcatttttaacaagttcctcaGGGTATTCTAATGGGCAGTCAGTTTTGGGAACCACTGTTTTAGGGCATGGAGGAGGAAAGCCCAGCCCAAGGTAGGCTCTCTTTTCCAAAAAGACTGGAGGGTAAGAAGGTAGGTGAGACAAGGCTATCTGGTGGTGGGACCTCTGAGCGAGCCCAGCTGAggggtttgtttttctgtatcTTGGTAGGGTTTTCTGGAACAGGTGGAAGCATACCAAACTGAAGCCTGTGAGGCCTTGGCCTCACTGCCCTCTAGTCCAGGGCTGCTGCAGTCCCTGTTGGAGAGGGGGCAGAGGCTGGGGGTAGAGGTACCTGAGACCCAGCAGCTCCAAAGGCAGGTGGAACAAGCGCGATGGCTGGATGAGGTGAAACGCACGCTGGCCCCCTCAGCCCGAAGGGGCACCCTGGCTGTCATGCGGGGACTGTTGGTTGCGGGCGCCAGTGTAGCCCCTAGCCCTGCTGTGGATAAGGCCCGGGCTGAGTTGCAGGAGCTGCTGACCATAGCTGAACGCTGGGAGGAGAAGGCCCATCTCTGTCTGGAGGCCAGGTAGGTTGagcctcttcccttcccttccctactCCATCCTTTAACGTACAGTGGAGAACCCGAAGATGATTCCCATGGGTAACCTTGGGGACTAGACTCCTGCGTTGATGTATTGACTCTCCTGCCCTCTTTTTCCCTATCTTGGTAGAGATGCAGAGGTGGACAGATAGGGATTTATAGAGGACTAGCCTTACTGGCTGACATGTACACATTCAGGCAGATAGATCTCTGTAGAAAGACACCACACACGGGGCAGGCTGACAGACTGGTGGATAGGCAGAGGTGCAGGAGTTATGGCAGAAGGATGAAGTTGGGTGCATGCAATCTGGGACAGAGACTGGCAGCCACACATAGGCAGAATACAAGCAAGTAAGCCCAAGTGTCAGCAGGAATAACAGGCACCCCAGGAGCCCATGCAGTTAGATCtggtggccaggtttcagctTCTGGTTAGGCAAACCACCCCCAGACcgagtctcttttttttccccctaccttTAGGCAGAAGCATCCACCGGCCACTCTGGAGGCCATAATCCGTgaggcagaaaacatccctgttCACCTGCCCAACATCCAGGCTCTCAAGGAGGCTCTTGCTAAGGCCCGGGCCTGGATTGCTGATGTGGATGAGATCCAAGTGAGGACCCTGTCCTCTCCCCCCGCCGAGGCCTTCAGTCCAGCTGGGAAGAGATGACACATATGTTGGGTTATACTGGGTTGGGTTggttagagaggaaaagggcatgATACATAAAAAAGAAGTACAAATGTGCCTGGTGGGCAGTGTGAAGAGGGTTTGGGAAGCTGGcttgagggaggaggggaggagaggagctggtgaggatgagaatggttgggGCAGGGAGGCAGGTGATGGAGGAGTGGAGCTAGGCAGGGGCTATTGGCATGGAGGAGGATAGAAGAGGCGCAAAGCATAACAGAATAACTAATCTGGTAGTCCTGGAGACTGACTGGATATTTTGGAGCTGAACTCATGAATGTAGTAGGAGTTTGGGGAGAGGGGCAGGTAGGTGTTCCCTTCCTTAGGATGATCCCTCTTtttttctgcctcaagactgtgaATCCAGTCCAACTTCCCAGTAAGAGTAAGTATTAGTGGATGTTGGCAAGTTGAACTGAGCTTTCTCTTGCCCCTGTTCCCAGAATGGTGACCACTATCCCTGCTTGGATGActtggaaggcctggtggctgtgggcCGGGACTTACCCGTGGGGCTGGAGGAGCTGAGACAGCTAGAGCTGCAGGTACTGACAGCGCACTCGTGGAGGGAGAAGGCCTCCAAGACCTTCCTCAAGAAGAATTCTTGCTACACGCTGCTGGAGGTGAGGCCTAGGACCCTGACCCACAGCCTCACCTGCCCCTGGCCTGGCTGTTGTGAGGTGACTCATATGAGAACACAGGTTTTTTGAGGGGtctggagaggggaggggagccctggtgccatagtggttaagagcttggctgctaaccaaaaggttggcagtttgaatccaccagacgctccttggaaactctggggggtaattctactctgtcctgtagggtcactgagagtcagaaatgacttgatggcaatgggttttttttttttggcggggggtggGCAGGGTAGATAGAGGTAAGGGCGTGGAGGGTAGGGGATGCCAGTTCATTCCCTCTCTTTCTGCCTGCCTCAGGTTCTTTGCCCATGTGCAGACGCTGGCTCAGACAGCACCAAACGAAGCCGGTGGATGGAGAAGGAGTTGGGGTTGTACAAATCTGACACAGAGCTGCTGGGGCTGTCTGCGCAGGacctcagggacccaggctctgTGGTAAGGAGCTTGGGCATAGCTGGAGAGAAATTGGGTTCTCGGTGTCTCCCTGCAATGACTGATGCTTGGTGATTATGATAGCGTGTCTGAGCTGGGTGACCATGGGTGACCACTTgccccctgagcctcagttttcccggTTTGGGAGTGAGTTAAAGGGGTGAGAGAAGGGAGAGGACTGGGTGGTAACCTGATCTCCCCCTGCCCTGGGCATGGCAGATTGTGGCCTTCAAGGAGGGGgaacagaaggagaaggagggtaTCCTGCAGCTGCGTCGCACCAACTCAGCCAAGCCCAGTCCACTGTCATCGTCGACCACAGCTTCCTCTGCAACCTCCATCTGTGTGTGTGGGCAGGTGCCGGCTGGGGTGGGAGCTCTGCAGTGTGACCTATGTCAGGACTGGTTCCATGGGCGATGTGTATCGGTGCCGCGCCTCCTCAGCTCCCCGAGGTCCAGTCCCATCTCATCCCCACTACTGGCCTGGTGGGAGTGGGACACCAAATTCCTGTGTCCACTGTGCATGCGCTCACGGCGCCCACGCCTAGAGACCATCCTGGCACTGCTAGTAGCCCTGCAGAGACTGCCTGTGCGGCTGCCTGAGGGTGAAGCTCTACAGTGCCTCACAGAGAGGGCCATCAGCTGGCAAGGCCGTGCCAGGCAGGCTCTGGCCTCTGAGGATGTGACTGCCTTGTTGAGACGGCTGGCTGAGCTTCATCAGTTGGTGCAAGCTGAAcccaggctggaggaaccccctaCCTATCCTTCAGTTCCTGCTTCTGACCCTCTCAGAGAGGGCAGCGGCAAGGATATGCCTAAGGTGAGCTGCCTGCTCAGCACTTGTCCTCAGATCCTTATCTCCTAGCCCCTACCCTTGTTTAGGCTCCAGCCCTATCCCTGTCCTTCAATTTTCAGTCTCCTTTGACCCTGCCTCCCTGCCATTCTGCATCTGAACCCAGGCCGGAGGAACCCCCCACCTACCCTTCAGTCCCTGCCTCTGACCCTCTCAGAGAGGGCAGTGGCAAGGATATGCCTAAGGTGAGCTGCCAGCCCAGTACTTGTCCTCAGATCCCTATCCCCTAGCCCCTACCCCTGTTTAGGAGGCTCCAGTCCTGTCCCTGTCTTCCAGCATTCAGTCTCCCTTGACCCTGCCTCCCTGCCATTCTGTATCCTGTCCAGATCTCCAGATGATGCTCCCTGCTGGCAGCCTGAGTCTCCATCCTCCTTCAGGAGGTGGAAGGTCCCAAGTTTGGAGTTGGGGAGGAAGAATAGGGTCTGTTTCTTCGGTTCAGttgggaggaaccctggtggcacagtggttaagcactcaactgccaaccaaaaggtggctcttcaaacccacaagctgctccatgggaaaaagatgtggcagtctgcttccgtgaaggtcacagccttggaaaccctgtgaggcagttctactctgtcctgtagggttgctatgagtcggattcgacttgacggcagtgggttgggttttcaGTTCAGTTACCCCTACCCATTCTTGCTCCCGTTGGCAGGTCCAGGGGTTGCTAGAAAACGGAGACAGTGTGACCAGTCCTGAGAAGGTAGCCCTGGGGGAGGGCTCAGGTAAGAGAGGTAGGTCTGGGTGTGGGTATACTGTTGACTGGATGTCATCAGAGTGACCCATGTGATCCTCTGCTCTGTCATGGTGGTTGGGGTAAGACCAGGGCTGCCTCTAACCCAGCCTGTCCCCACAACCTTCCAGACTTGGAGTTGCTGTCCTCGCTGTTACCACAGTTGACTGGGCCCATGTTGGAGCTGCCTGAGGCAACCCGGGCCCCCCTGGAAGAGCTCATGATGGAGGGGGACCTGCTTGAGGTGACTCTGGATGAGAACCACAGCATCTGGCAGCTTCTGCAGGCTGGGAAGCCTCCTGACTTGGAGCGGATCCGCACACTTTTGGAGGTGAGGAAAGGGGTCATGGGTATGGCCAGGGGTCAGGCCAACTGGGCAGGAAACCCAGGCCTGACCAGTGGCCCACAATCCCTTTCTGCCTATCTCTGATTACAGCTGGAGAAGGCAGAGCATCATGGGAGTCGGGCACGGGGCCGGGCCCTGGAGAAGCGGCGGCGGAGGAAGGTGGATCGGGGTGGGGAGGGTGATGACCCAGCCCGAGAGGAGCTAGAGCCAAAGAGGGTACGGAGCTCAGGGCCAGAGGCTGAGGAGGCCcaggaggaagaagagctggAGGAGGAGACTGGGGGTGAGggtcccatccctcccctccccaccactgGCAGCCCCATCCCCCAGGAGAACCAGAATGGCTTGGAGCCGGGGCTAGCGGCCAGTTCAGGCTTCTCTGCCACTTTCTCCACTCTGACTCCCCAGCTGCATATGGCCTGCTCACAACAGCCGCCTCAGCAACAGTTGTGACAGTGGCTGAGCCTAGAACAGACCCCCCCTTGGCCTCAAGGATCCTTTCTCTGACCATCAAGCCTGCTTCTTGGGaggtgggcaggtgggctgggaggATGGCCACTCCCCCAGCCTACCACCGAAGTCCTTTGACTTTCGTATTCTGACTCCAAGGTATCGTTCAGACCTCAGCTCCTGGGGGCCGGCCCCTGGAGTCCCCCTCCCTGGTAGCCTCTAACCAGCATTCCCAGACACCTGAGGCAGATCAATGGATGGGTAGGTGGGCAGGGTGGGTGGCAGAGGCCGTGCCAGCACCATTCCAGAGACAGGGCCAGTGCATATGCAAGCTGGGGAatctcctctcccttctcttccctgGTTCCAGCCCTGGCCGGCTATGTTACACTAACcttgcttccctctttctcttccctcccccattctcttccctctcccttctcctcccttcccctgaCTGTTCCACCCAGGAGGAGGAAACTTCACATAGCTGTgctcacagtttttttttattttaaataaatttggttGAGGAGTTGAACATAACAGGGCTCCCTGTAATCTGAAGAAAGCTTTTGGTGCTTGTCCTCACAACCACCTCAGCCCTCCCTCCCGGTCTTCCCCTgtctcctttcctcctcctggGTTCATGTTGTAATAAAAGAAGATTGTTGGTGTGTAATTAAtttgttcaaaagaaaaaaagcaaaagaagcttGGTTTCAACTGAAGCCtatgttaattttattttattattttcctcttgTTAGAAATAAACCCTTAGCAACATTTTTTGGAAACACGTTTCTGAAGTGCATTTCTCTTAGAAGGGGGAGAACAGTGCCTCCATCACCTGTCAGTAGAGCAGCTGTAGTGCTGGCAGGAGCACTAAGGCTGAAGCCAGGGTGCTCGGGGATCTGAATTGAGTTCCACCAGGTTCTCTCTTAACGTTGGACCCCAACCTTTCACCCCCAAGCCAGTTTTCCCCAACTCCCAACAGACAGACCTTGGCACCTCTCATCTAAAGTCCTGCAACAGTTTCCTCCAACTTCATGCCCTCCATTTCATCCTCATCAAGGTgccagagggattttttttttcccacagctttattgaggtataatttgcatACTGTAAAACTCACCTGTTttgaatgtacaattcagtgattctGAGGATATTTCTAAAATGCAGATATGATCATGTTACTCTGCTTGAAACCTAAGATGCTTCATTGCCCTTGATATATATAAAGATACATATACTTAATCGTTGTAGGAATGTTTTACTGTCCAACCCATATGCCACGTTCAGGGATCC
This region includes:
- the KDM5C gene encoding lysine-specific demethylase 5C isoform X9 — protein: MEPGSDDFLPPPECPVFEPSWAEFRDPLGYIAKIRPIAEKSGICKIRPPADWQPPFAVEVDNFRFTPRIQRLNELEIVVEEGGYEAICKDRRWARVAQRLNYPPGKNIGSLLRSHYERIIYPYEMYQSGANLVQCNTRPFDNEEKDKEYKPHSIPLRQSVQPSKFNSYGRRAKRLQPDPEPTEEDIEKNPELKKLQIYGAGPKMMGLGLMAKDKTLRKKDKEGPECPPTVVVKEEPGGDVKVESTSPKTFLESKEELSHSPEPCTKMTMRLRRNHSNAQFIESYICRMCSRGDEDDKLLLCDGCDDNYHIFCLLPPLPEIPKGVWRCPKCVMAECKRPPEAFGFEQATREYTLQSFGEMADSFKADYFNMPVHMVPTELVEKEFWRLVNSIEEDVTVEYGADIHSKEFGSGFPVSDSKRHLTPEEEEYATSGWNLNVMPVLEQSVLCHINADISGMKVPWLYVGMVFSAFCWHIEDHWSYSINYLHWGEPKTWYGVPSLAAEHLEEVMKKLTPELFDSQPDLLHQLVTLMNPNTLMSHGVPVVRTNQCAGEFVITFPRAYHSGFNQGYNFAEAVNFCTADWLPAGRQCIEHYRRLRRYCVFSHEELICKMAACPEKLDLNLAAAVHKEMFIMVQEERRLRKALLEKGITEAEREAFELLPDDERQCIKCKTTCFLSALACYDCPDGLVCLSHINDLCKCSSSRQYLRYRYTLDELPAMLHKLKVRAESFDTWANKVRVALEVEDGRKRSLEELRALESEARERRFPNSELLQRLKNCLSEAEACVSRALGLVSGQEAGPYRVAGLQMTLAELRTFLDQMNNLPCAMHQIGDVKGFLEQVEAYQTEACEALASLPSSPGLLQSLLERGQRLGVEVPETQQLQRQVEQARWLDEVKRTLAPSARRGTLAVMRGLLVAGASVAPSPAVDKARAELQELLTIAERWEEKAHLCLEARQKHPPATLEAIIREAENIPVHLPNIQALKEALAKARAWIADVDEIQNGDHYPCLDDLEGLVAVGRDLPVGLEELRQLELQVLTAHSWREKASKTFLKKNSCYTLLEVLCPCADAGSDSTKRSRWMEKELGLYKSDTELLGLSAQDLRDPGSVIVAFKEGEQKEKEGILQLRRTNSAKPSPLSSSTTASSATSICVCGQVPAGVGALQCDLCQDWFHGRCVSVPRLLSSPRSSPISSPLLAWWEWDTKFLCPLCMRSRRPRLETILALLVALQRLPVRLPEGEALQCLTERAISWQGRARQALASEDVTALLRRLAELHQLVQAEPRLEEPPTYPSVPASDPLREGSGKDMPKVQGLLENGDSVTSPEKVALGEGSDLELLSSLLPQLTGPMLELPEATRAPLEELMMEGDLLEVTLDENHSIWQLLQAGKPPDLERIRTLLELEKAEHHGSRARGRALEKRRRRKVDRGGEGDDPAREELEPKRVRSSGPEAEEAQEEEELEEETGGEGPIPPLPTTGSPIPQENQNGLEPGLAASSGFSATFSTLTPQLHMACSQQPPQQQL
- the KDM5C gene encoding lysine-specific demethylase 5C isoform X11, whose protein sequence is MEPGSDDFLPPPECPVFEPSWAEFRDPLGYIAKIRPIAEKSGICKIRPPADWQPPFAVEVDNFRFTPRIQRLNELEAQTRVKLNYLDQIAKFWEIQGSSLKIPNVERRILDLYSLSKIVVEEGGYEAICKDRRWARVAQRLNYPPGKNIGSLLRSHYERIIYPYEMYQSGANLVQCNTRPFDNEEKDKEYKPHSIPLRQSVQPSKFNSYGRRAKRLQPDPEPTEEDIEKNPELKKLQIYGAGPKMMGLGLMAKDKTLRKKDKEGPECPPTVVVKEEPGGDVKVESTSPKTFLESKEELSHSPEPCTKMTMRLRRNHSNAQFIESYICRMCSRGDEDDKLLLCDGCDDNYHIFCLLPPLPEIPKGVWRCPKCVMAECKRPPEAFGFEQATREYTLQSFGEMADSFKADYFNMPVHMVPTELVEKEFWRLVNSIEEDVTVEYGADIHSKEFGSGFPVSDSKRHLTPEEEEYATSGWNLNVMPVLEQSVLCHINADISGMKVPWLYVGMVFSAFCWHIEDHWSYSINYLHWGEPKTWYGVPSLAAEHLEEVMKKLTPELFDSQPDLLHQLVTLMNPNTLMSHGVPVVRTNQCAGEFVITFPRAYHSGFNQGYNFAEAVNFCTADWLPAGRQCIEHYRRLRRYCVFSHEELICKMAACPEKLDLNLAAAVHKEMFIMVQEERRLRKALLEKGITEAEREAFELLPDDERQCIKCKTTCFLSALACYDCPDGLVCLSHINDLCKCSSSRQYLRYRYTLDELPAMLHKLKVRAESFDTWANKVRVALEVEDGRKRSLEELRALESEARERRFPNSELLQRLKNCLSEAEACVSRALGLVSGQEAGPYRVAGLQMTLAELRTFLDQMNNLPCAMHQIGDVKGFLEQVEAYQTEACEALASLPSSPGLLQSLLERGQRLGVEVPETQQLQRQVEQARWLDEVKRTLAPSARRGTLAVMRGLLVAGASVAPSPAVDKARAELQELLTIAERWEEKAHLCLEARQKHPPATLEAIIREAENIPVHLPNIQALKEALAKARAWIADVDEIQNGDHYPCLDDLEGLVAVGRDLPVGLEELRQLELQVLTAHSWREKASKTFLKKNSCYTLLEVLCPCADAGSDSTKRSRWMEKELGLYKSDTELLGLSAQDLRDPGSVVQGLLENGDSVTSPEKVALGEGSDLELLSSLLPQLTGPMLELPEATRAPLEELMMEGDLLEVTLDENHSIWQLLQAGKPPDLERIRTLLELEKAEHHGSRARGRALEKRRRRKVDRGGEGDDPAREELEPKRVRSSGPEAEEAQEEEELEEETGGEGPIPPLPTTGSPIPQENQNGLEPGLAASSGFSATFSTLTPQLHMACSQQPPQQQL